The following proteins are encoded in a genomic region of Magnolia sinica isolate HGM2019 chromosome 1, MsV1, whole genome shotgun sequence:
- the LOC131256671 gene encoding uncharacterized protein LOC131256671, which produces MLLRNSISKAKKLLNNTIQSFKTLLSGGYQRLPKTPPFNPFSCGGDSNMHHSFRELDTFYEEFTGRWAVDQEKSMKRKTKNKPKEPTKEEADPSNGSFMKFANMNSRQQRDDCSREKEKRKRRVEEEKEAETFSHNLRVEACNMVAERLKELELMDISNVDYVLDIEEVLHYYSRITCPFYVDIVNRFFMEMYAEFLVPQTSSSSSHNISGHISSR; this is translated from the coding sequence ATGCTACTCAGAAATTCCATATCAAAGGCCAAGAAGCTTTTGAACAACACCATTCAAAGCTTCAAGACCCTTTTATCTGGAGGTTATCAACGGCTTCCCAAGACCCCTCCTTTCAATCCCTTCTCATGCGGTGGCGACTCGAACATGCACCACAGCTTCAGAGAGCTAGATACCTTCTACGAAGAATTCACCGGACGATGGGCTGTCGATCAAGAAAAGTCAATGAAGAGAAAGACGAAGAACAAACCGAAAGAGCCCACGAAGGAAGAAGCCGATCCAAGTAATGGGAGTTTTATGAAGTTTGCGAACATGAATTCTCGGCAACAGAGAGACGATTGTagcagagaaaaagagaaaagaaagagaagagtagAGGAGGAAAAAGAAGCAGAAACGTTTTCTCACAACCTGAGAGTAGAAGCGTGTAACATGGTCGCCGAAAGGCTGAAGGAATTGGAGCTGATGGACATTAGCAATGTGGATTATGTGCTGGACATTGAAGAGGTATTACACTACTATTCCCGAATCACCTGCCCGTTCTATGTCGACATCGTCAACAGATTCTTCATGGAGATGTATGCAGAGTTTCTTGTCCCAcagacatcatcatcatccagccaCAACATCTCAGGGCATATTTCCAGCCGTTGA